GCTCGATTCACACATTGAAACGCGTACAGAAGATCAACCAGCTTGTGGATGAGATAGCGGGCCAGGAGGAGAGAGAGACTGAATCATTATCATCGGAGGAGCAAGTGGTGACTCCGTGGGTAGTCTCCGGTAAAATCGATCACGATAAGGTGATCGAAAAGTTTGGGTGCAAGAGGATAGACGAGTCTCTCATTGATCGTGTCGAAAGACTCACTTCTCGTCGAGCTCACGTCTTCCTCCGCCGTGGCTTCTTCTACGCCCACAGGGATCTTGATAAGATTTTGGACTGTTATGAGAGTGGGAAGAAGTTCTACCTCTACACTGGGAGAGGACCTTCATCAGAATCTTTGCATTTAGGGCATTTGATTCCTTTCTTGTTCACCAAGTAAAGTCACATCATCATAAACCTTTTGTCTTTACTCTTTTAAGGTCAATGCTTGTCCTTTTATACTTGTTATTGGCTTTGTAGATACTTGCAGGAAGCTTTCAAGGTCCCAGTCGTTATACAGATTACGGATGATGAAAAAAAAATATGGAAGAAGTTAGAGAAGGAGGAAACTAAAAGACTTGGCAGAGAAAATGTGAAAGATATCATTGCTTGCGGTTTCGATGCCTCAAACACCTTTATTTTCTCCAGCTATGCCACTGTTGGCGGGTAAGTGAATGATCCAACCCCAGTGGGGAACTTTAGCTCATTTTTTTCTAGTAAATTATTTAAAAAAAAGAGAGTTATAAGCAGGTTCTCTATCTCCAAATGTTGAGAGTTTTGACTTTTGATAATAGTATTGTGAAAGCTTGCTAAAATATTATTATTAGGCTTTTTTGATATTTGCAATATAGTTTTCCTGGCTGATGATGTGCCGAAACTTTTTTTTTTTTTTGTGTGTAGTAAGTTCTATGAAAATGTGGTGGAGATTGCAGATTGCATTACAGTTAACAAGGTGATTTTACTCTCTCCTATCTCCCGCTTTATGTGTCTTGTCTTATAGGTTCCTGTTTTTTCATTTTTTGTATATCTCCCATTTGTTTTTTGTTTTTGGCTAGGCTAATTCGACTTTCGGCTTTACCGGCGAAGTTTCTACTGCAAAAATGATCTTCCCTTCTTTGCAGGCAGCTCCATCTTTTTCTAGCTCATTCCCACACAAGTTGTTCCCTGACGAGAAGAAAAATATCCCTTGCTTGATTCCCTGTGCAATTGACCAGGTTTGCTGTTTTTTTTCTCACGTAGCCTCTGTGTGTATCATTGAGTTTTATATGTTGATAATAATAATAAAATGACGGTTTTTTGTTTTGTTCAGGATCCGTACTTCAGGCTGACTCGTGATGTTGCACCTCGGTTAGACTTTATAAAGCCTGCTCTGATTGAGTCAAAGTTTTTCCCTGCGCTGCGGGCAAGTGTTTTCTTAACTAGTCAATAAAAGGATATTTACAAGTTTAAAATTCATGCCTTCACACTATTTAATATATATGCCTTCTGGTCACACTTTTTTTTTTCTTGCAGGGAAATAATGGGAAAATGTCAGCAAGTGATGCAAATTCCGCTATTTATATTAATGATAGCGCTGCCGACATTAAAAAAAAGGTGAATTTGTATTTTTTTGGTTGTGATTTCACATCAGACATGATGAAATAAGAGCATTGCTTCCACTAATCTTGATGATTTTTTTTTAATATGCAGATAAACAGTGCTGTTACTGGTGGGCGAGATAACTTGGAAGATCAAAAAAAATATGGAGCAAATCTGAAGGTAACAATTTAATTTTCGTTTAGTCACTTGATCCTATTGGTTTTAGTGCTGTAGAAAACTTAAAAGTCTCTTTTCTTTTCTGGCCATGTGCTTTCTACTATTTTTCACAGGAAGACATACCGTTTCAGTATTTGAGTTTCTTCCTGGAAGATGATGCTGAACTTGAACACATAAAGAAGGTAAAAAAATACTTTATAATTGCCCCTAAGCTTTTTCATTATTACAGAGAATGAATGAAGAAGAATATGCTCTCTTATTTTTTCCTGATGGGATTATCTAAAGATAACACATTGTTGTGTGCGCCATTGTTTCAGGAGTATGGAGAAGGAAGAATGACAACGGGTGATGTAAAGAAGAGACTCGTTCAGGTTGTGACAGAAATTGTGGAGAGACACCGCATGGCTCGAGCTGCTGTTACTGATGAGGTACAAAAAAAGAAAAATTGATTTGATGTAATAACAGTTTTATTATTAGACAATCAGAGATTTAATTAATAACATTTTTATTTATTGTTTTCTTCTATATAATCAGATGGTGGATGCGTTCATGACTCCGAGACCTCTGTTTGAGTAAACTCTAAACCGGAAAAAGCTCTACAACTTCGAGTGAAGTTTACAGTTGATATTTTTTATGCTTATAGCTTAATCGGTTTCCTGGTTCAGTTGTTAGCTCTGAAGAGTTCACTGGTTTGAACGGTTATCTATTTATTTTGCTTTTATTTTAGGAAACATTAATTAAAAGGCCCATATTTGTTCTTTTGCTTCCAACCCAATGCTTTCTGGGCCGGGTCTGTTTATAATTATTCTATGTAGAGAATTCACCTATTATGGTGCTCCAAAACCCTAATCTATCCAATTTGGTTAATAACCACTGATTAATGTCTTTAACTCCAGCACAATCAACCTTCTGATATCGTATGCATGGACTCGAGCACAATCTATCTTTTGAATTTTGAATTTTGAATTTATTATATATATATGTTTTTACATTTATGTAAAATATTTTAGCTTTGGATTATAAAATTATTTTGCTGAATTATCAAAATTAAATATAAAACAAAATAGACTAGAAAAAATTGTGGATTTATAGTAACATACTACTTAATTTAATACATTTAAACTAATTTAGATCGTTTTAAACTAATTTTAACCGATTTGAAATTAGTTTAAACCGATTTGAATCATAATCGTTTCGATTTGACAAATGGCCGCCATACCAATTATTTTTAGAATCATGGTCATAATACAAATGTCTTCTTGGCAAGTTCAGTGTCTTGTAACTCAGTGACCCAACCATTATATCTGAGCTGCACCGTACAAATGAATACCCTTTCCACTTCATATATACTCGTCCATGTGTAAATCGAAACGTGTATAAAATAAAAAAAAAATTATGTTAGAGCATCTCTAAAAAAAAAAAAAATCAAAACTTTAAATTTTGAAGTTTCTTAATTTTGAGCATCTTATACAATTATTTGTTTTACAAAGTATCTTACTAACTTTTATTAGGCCTGGGACGGATCGGGTATCCGGACAATTTTAAGATATCCGGATCTTGATCCTTATCCGGCGGATCCATAATTTTACTATCATTATCTGGAGCCGGAGTTCTTGGATATCCGGATGTCGGATATCCTTCTAAAAATTGTAATATCCGGCGGATATCCGGATCCGGATTTGGATTCTTAAAATAAATAAAAAAATAATATTAATACATATAAAATATTAATAATAATTTAAAAATAAAAAATATATAATGTTTTTAATTATTTCTATGTATAATATTAAAAAATTTACATATACTATTATAAAAATGAAAATATATTAAATAAAATCAGCTTTTATATATAGATATTACTTTTTTAAAATAGTTATTAATAAAACTTACGGATCAGGATATCCAGAATAAGAAATCAAGATATTCGGATCCGGATCCGGCTTTGACGGATCCAACATTTTACTATCCGGATCCGAATTCGGTCCCTCCGGATATCTGGATTTTCGGATCGGATCCGAATCGAATCTCGGATCGAATCTGGATCTCAGATAAAAGTCTCTTGCCTAACTTTTATAGTTATCATTTTAGTCTTCATAAATTTTTAAATCTTATACAAAACACAAATATATTAATTACAGTAAAGAAAAAAATTATACAATACAATATTATAAAACACATTTAATACAAATTATAAATCGAAAATACAAAAAAGAAAAATTATACGAAAACAAAATTATTAAATCAACTAAGGAAGTACAGGATTTTAACAACTGCAAATAAAAATAAAAAGACTCATTTATTATTTCTTATTAACTAATATTTTTTTTTATTTTTTATTATGTATTTTATTGCTTAATAAAAGTGTTATGATTTTTTTGCTAAATTCTAATAATAACAAGAACTATAGTGTAAAATACAAAACTTTTAAAATTAAATTTAAAAGTTTTTCTTTTGGAGAGAGAGTGACATCTTCAACCTTCAAATTTGAAAGTTTTGCCAATCTCGATGGTGGCTTCTCCTTTGTCTTATCATTGAGTGCCGATGATGAACGAGGATCTTGCGAGAGGAAAAGATATGACTGGAGCTGATGATGAAACAAAGACTCTAGCTAGCACTGTGGCTCGTCAGATTCTTCTACTCGTCTCTCATTCTTCTGACTCCACTGTTGATGCTGATGCTTGCAAAGAAGCCGCTCTAACACATCTTGAATCGGTAA
This sequence is a window from Brassica oleracea var. oleracea cultivar TO1000 chromosome C1, BOL, whole genome shotgun sequence. Protein-coding genes within it:
- the LOC106298059 gene encoding tryptophan--tRNA ligase, cytoplasmic-like isoform X1, with translation MIDKTEIERIKQVIVEKLSSIHTLKRVQKINQLVDEIAGQEERETESLSSEEQVVTPWVVSGKIDHDKVIEKFGCKRIDESLIDRVERLTSRRAHVFLRRGFFYAHRDLDKILDCYESGKKFYLYTGRGPSSESLHLGHLIPFLFTKYLQEAFKVPVVIQITDDEKKIWKKLEKEETKRLGRENVKDIIACGFDASNTFIFSSYATVGGKFYENVVEIADCITVNKANSTFGFTGEVSTAKMIFPSLQAAPSFSSSFPHKLFPDEKKNIPCLIPCAIDQDPYFRLTRDVAPRLDFIKPALIESKFFPALRGNNGKMSASDANSAIYINDSAADIKKKINSAVTGGRDNLEDQKKYGANLKEDIPFQYLSFFLEDDAELEHIKKEYGEGRMTTGDVKKRLVQVVTEIVERHRMARAAVTDEMVDAFMTPRPLFE
- the LOC106298059 gene encoding tryptophan--tRNA ligase, cytoplasmic-like isoform X2, whose amino-acid sequence is MIDKTEIERIKQVIVEKLSSIHTLKRVQKINQLVDEIAGQEERETESLSSEEQVVTPWVVSGKIDHDKVIEKFGCKRIDESLIDRVERLTSRRAHVFLRRGFFYAHRDLDKILDCYESGKKFYLYTGRGPSSESLHLGHLIPFLFTKYLQEAFKVPVVIQITDDEKKIWKKLEKEETKRLGRENVKDIIACGFDASNTFIFSSYATVGGKFYENVVEIADCITVNKAAPSFSSSFPHKLFPDEKKNIPCLIPCAIDQDPYFRLTRDVAPRLDFIKPALIESKFFPALRGNNGKMSASDANSAIYINDSAADIKKKINSAVTGGRDNLEDQKKYGANLKEDIPFQYLSFFLEDDAELEHIKKEYGEGRMTTGDVKKRLVQVVTEIVERHRMARAAVTDEMVDAFMTPRPLFE